In Agarivorans gilvus, one genomic interval encodes:
- the phnK gene encoding phosphonate C-P lyase system protein PhnK: MTNLATQLPPTKQALLLEQHEALLEACNLSMLYAPGKGFEALNLQLYRGEVLAIVGESGSGKTTLLKALSGRLTPQSGSVTFSSEQHSVDLYQLSEAQRRRLIREHFGIVHQHPLDGLRPMVSAGGNIGERLMEAGCRHYGDIRKQALNWLKAVEIDSSRIDDLPITFSGGMQQRLQIARNLVTHPQLVFMDEPTGGLDVSVQARLLDLLRKLVSELQLAVVIVTHDLAVARLLADRIMVMKQGQVVESGLCDQVLDDPHHAYTQLLVSSVLQQ, from the coding sequence ATGACTAACTTAGCGACCCAACTCCCCCCAACTAAGCAAGCGCTGCTGCTGGAACAACATGAAGCCTTACTTGAAGCCTGCAACTTAAGCATGCTCTATGCGCCGGGGAAAGGCTTTGAAGCGCTCAATTTACAACTCTATCGCGGCGAAGTATTGGCTATTGTGGGTGAATCAGGCTCGGGTAAAACCACCCTATTAAAAGCCTTATCTGGGCGCCTCACACCACAAAGTGGCTCGGTCACATTTAGCTCCGAGCAACACAGCGTCGACCTTTATCAGCTCTCAGAAGCCCAGCGCCGCCGTTTAATTCGAGAGCATTTTGGCATCGTGCATCAGCACCCCTTAGACGGGCTACGGCCAATGGTATCGGCTGGCGGTAACATTGGAGAACGCTTAATGGAGGCCGGTTGTCGCCACTACGGCGACATCCGCAAGCAGGCGCTTAACTGGCTAAAGGCAGTAGAAATAGATAGTAGCCGAATCGACGATCTGCCCATTACCTTCTCCGGCGGTATGCAGCAGCGCTTACAAATTGCCCGCAACCTTGTCACCCATCCGCAGCTGGTATTTATGGATGAGCCCACCGGTGGCCTAGATGTATCGGTACAGGCGCGATTACTAGATTTGCTGCGCAAGCTGGTGAGTGAACTCCAACTGGCGGTGGTGATTGTGACCCACGACTTAGCCGTAGCACGGCTACTGGCCGACCGCATCATGGTGATGAAACAAGGCCAAGTGGTGGAAAGCGGGCTATGTGACCAAGTCTTAGATGACCCTCACCATGCTTATACCCAGCTGCTGGTTTCTTCAGTACTACAACAATAA
- a CDS encoding helix-turn-helix domain-containing protein: protein MHQANNLAQVLSLPSQAHHHSHSYAQMVIGLHGKTEFDIQGRGQAVGPGDGCLLPASTEHAFNGLANNQILVVNFVATAQPSLQDKLEHLFRHPSYFQLSQQTQLLIRALGQELLLQPHDPLLAESCANTLVCILKKHLSSPLPSKRQGERLSMARIDSYIQQHLQHKISVAQLAGSVFMAESHFYALFRQQTGLSPHQYLLIKRLEQAKQLLIEPHFCIQQIAQLCGFASQSSFTTAFNRHFSLTPARFRRQFH from the coding sequence ATGCATCAAGCAAATAACTTAGCACAAGTTCTTAGCTTACCGTCTCAAGCTCATCATCACAGCCATAGTTACGCGCAGATGGTGATTGGTTTGCACGGGAAAACCGAGTTCGATATACAGGGTCGCGGCCAAGCTGTTGGCCCCGGAGACGGTTGCCTACTGCCTGCCAGCACCGAGCATGCCTTTAATGGCCTTGCTAATAATCAAATATTAGTGGTGAATTTCGTTGCCACCGCGCAGCCTTCCCTACAAGACAAACTTGAACATTTGTTTCGTCATCCCAGCTATTTTCAACTAAGCCAACAAACGCAGCTGTTAATTAGAGCATTAGGCCAAGAATTATTATTACAACCCCACGATCCACTACTAGCCGAGTCCTGCGCTAATACCCTAGTCTGTATACTGAAGAAGCACTTAAGCTCACCGCTGCCCAGCAAGCGCCAAGGTGAACGGCTCTCTATGGCGCGCATCGACAGCTATATTCAACAACACTTACAGCACAAAATCAGCGTGGCCCAGCTAGCTGGCAGTGTGTTTATGGCAGAAAGCCACTTCTATGCCTTATTTCGCCAACAAACAGGCTTAAGCCCTCATCAATACCTTTTGATTAAACGCCTAGAGCAAGCCAAACAACTGCTCATTGAGCCTCATTTCTGCATTCAGCAAATAGCCCAACTGTGTGGTTTTGCTAGCCAAAGCAGCTTTACCACCGCGTTTAATCGCCATTTTTCCTTAACCCCTGCTCGCTTTCGCCGTCAGTTTCACTAA
- a CDS encoding carbon-phosphorus lyase complex subunit PhnI: protein MYVAVKGGEKAIATAHRLQAQRRRGDQSLAELSVAQISEQLSLAVERVMSEGGIYDRELAALALKQASGDQVEAIFLLRAYRTTLPMLLSCEPLDTEKMRVQRRISASFKDLPGGQQLGPTYDYSHRLLDFSLLAEQQAEQPAAPTASNPQQSATKAEQQTSETFSKVFSLLEQQGLAQAELDNGEVPADITQQAISYPCSRAAKLQQLSRGDEGFLLSLAYSTQRGYGRNHPFAGEIRSGEVALEVCPEELGFNIEIGAVLLTECEMVNGFVKPQNQDPHFTRGYGLSFGFSERKAMAVALLDRALQAKRYNEPVTSPAQDEEFVLAHADNVEAAGFVSHLKLPHYVDFQSELELLRKMRQQGEANEKL, encoded by the coding sequence ATGTATGTAGCAGTTAAAGGCGGTGAAAAAGCCATTGCCACCGCACATCGCTTACAAGCGCAGCGCCGTCGTGGCGACCAGTCGCTGGCCGAACTCAGCGTAGCGCAAATTAGTGAACAACTGAGTCTTGCGGTAGAACGCGTGATGAGCGAGGGCGGCATCTACGACCGTGAATTAGCCGCGCTGGCGCTAAAACAAGCTAGCGGTGACCAAGTAGAAGCTATATTTTTACTGCGCGCCTATCGCACTACCCTGCCAATGTTGCTCAGCTGTGAGCCCTTGGATACCGAAAAGATGCGGGTACAACGACGCATCTCAGCCAGTTTTAAAGATCTTCCCGGCGGCCAGCAATTAGGTCCCACTTACGACTATAGCCACCGCTTGTTGGATTTTAGTCTGCTGGCCGAACAGCAAGCCGAGCAGCCTGCTGCGCCAACAGCCAGCAACCCACAACAAAGCGCCACTAAAGCAGAGCAGCAAACAAGCGAAACCTTTAGCAAGGTATTTTCACTGCTGGAACAGCAGGGCCTAGCCCAGGCCGAACTCGATAATGGCGAAGTCCCCGCCGATATTACCCAGCAAGCCATCAGCTACCCTTGCTCACGCGCCGCGAAACTGCAGCAACTGAGCCGCGGCGACGAAGGCTTTTTGCTATCGCTGGCCTACTCCACCCAGCGCGGCTATGGGCGCAACCACCCCTTTGCCGGAGAAATTCGCAGTGGTGAAGTAGCCCTTGAAGTCTGCCCCGAAGAGCTCGGTTTCAATATCGAAATTGGAGCCGTGCTGCTTACCGAATGTGAAATGGTCAATGGCTTTGTTAAACCCCAAAATCAAGATCCTCACTTTACTCGAGGCTATGGCTTATCCTTTGGCTTTAGTGAGCGCAAGGCCATGGCGGTAGCTTTGTTAGACCGCGCCTTACAAGCCAAACGCTACAACGAGCCAGTAACAAGCCCAGCCCAGGATGAAGAATTTGTATTAGCCCATGCCGACAACGTAGAGGCGGCGGGTTTTGTCTCTCACCTAAAACTGCCCCACTACGTCGACTTTCAATCGGAATTAGAACTACTGCGAAAAATGCGTCAACAAGGAGAAGCCAATGAAAAGCTTTAG
- the phnP gene encoding phosphonate metabolism protein PhnP, protein MKLTLVGTGNVQASPLYGCECLACQRARKYPSYARKLCSALLESEGKQWLIDANHPQWASRFPAHSLSGIFLTHYHMDHVQALFNMRWAIHPRLPVYQPDDPKGCDDLFKHPGILDFQPPLKANQAIQVEHLRVIPLALNHSKPCLGYLFCVAQGRIAYLTDTKGIPDSSWQQLLRQPPKYVVIDCSNPPSSKAKNHNNLSEVLELAHALPDSHWLLTHIGHELDEYLLEHPDCLSPNVSVAHDEQCLIL, encoded by the coding sequence ATGAAGCTCACCTTAGTCGGCACTGGCAATGTACAAGCCAGCCCTCTCTATGGCTGCGAGTGTTTGGCCTGCCAACGCGCTCGCAAGTACCCTAGCTATGCCAGAAAGCTTTGCTCGGCGCTGCTTGAAAGCGAGGGTAAACAGTGGCTAATCGATGCCAATCACCCACAATGGGCGAGCCGCTTTCCAGCGCATTCCTTAAGTGGCATTTTTCTTACTCACTATCATATGGATCATGTGCAGGCCTTGTTTAATATGCGCTGGGCGATTCACCCTAGGCTTCCGGTTTACCAACCAGACGACCCTAAGGGCTGCGATGACCTGTTTAAACACCCCGGCATCCTCGACTTTCAGCCACCACTTAAAGCCAACCAAGCGATACAAGTTGAACACTTACGAGTGATTCCGCTGGCCCTAAACCACTCCAAACCTTGCTTGGGTTATTTGTTCTGTGTAGCACAAGGGCGAATTGCCTATTTAACCGATACCAAAGGCATTCCCGACAGCAGTTGGCAGCAATTGTTACGCCAACCGCCTAAATACGTGGTGATAGACTGTAGCAATCCGCCATCTAGTAAGGCCAAAAACCATAACAATCTCAGTGAGGTATTAGAGCTGGCCCATGCTCTGCCCGACAGCCATTGGCTGCTCACACACATAGGCCATGAGCTTGACGAATATTTACTGGAGCATCCCGATTGTTTAAGCCCTAATGTTAGCGTCGCCCACGATGAACAATGTTTAATCCTCTAA
- a CDS encoding RimK family protein, giving the protein MANLLIVTDQASDWSQYFPSEQVVSVDHYLNTDWKSTGQKNVQVVNLCRDYDYMSSGYYCSLMAEARGHRVIPRVMAINDINQPLLLSSELFKLGSAYREQHQISCKIYFGRTTEKGLEKLAKYLFEKFMVPVIELHLSKHREQWTIQHIAPYPFQDLLDQEQDFFIESLALFSSKIWRKPRQEKKSRYDIALLVDPDEKMPPSDPSALKRFKRAASRLAMNLETIGPDDISRLGEFDGLFIRTTTNIGNYSYRFAKTGEKLGLVVIDDAESIMKCTNKVFLTELLQQNRVPAPTSVIVQSFNPQWKTQLLEQLDFPMVLKIPDGAFSRGVIKVRDEAELQREASSLFEKSALILAQAFMPTEFDWRIGVLNRQAIFACKYMMSRGHWQIYQHHKSGRVSSGGFETLDLKQVPKNVVDIAVKAANLIGSGLYGVDLKEINGQVYVIEVNDNPSIDHHVEDAFLGDLLYDRIMTEFLRRIQMRGF; this is encoded by the coding sequence ATGGCAAATCTTTTAATCGTTACCGACCAAGCCAGTGACTGGAGCCAATATTTTCCGTCGGAGCAGGTAGTCAGTGTCGACCACTATCTCAATACCGACTGGAAAAGCACCGGCCAAAAAAACGTTCAAGTGGTTAACCTGTGTCGCGATTATGACTACATGAGTAGCGGCTACTATTGTTCGCTAATGGCCGAAGCTCGGGGCCATAGGGTAATCCCCAGAGTAATGGCAATTAACGACATTAACCAGCCATTGCTGCTTTCCAGCGAGCTATTTAAGTTGGGAAGCGCATACCGCGAGCAGCATCAAATCAGCTGCAAAATCTACTTTGGCCGCACTACCGAAAAAGGCCTAGAAAAACTGGCAAAATACCTATTTGAAAAATTTATGGTACCGGTGATCGAGCTGCACTTATCCAAGCATCGCGAGCAATGGACTATTCAGCATATCGCCCCCTATCCTTTTCAGGATTTGTTAGATCAAGAGCAAGACTTCTTCATTGAATCATTGGCGTTGTTTTCCAGCAAAATCTGGCGCAAACCGCGCCAAGAAAAAAAATCACGTTACGATATCGCCTTGCTGGTTGACCCTGATGAAAAAATGCCGCCTTCCGATCCTTCCGCACTAAAGCGCTTTAAACGTGCTGCCTCGCGTTTGGCCATGAATTTGGAAACCATTGGCCCAGACGACATTTCACGTTTGGGTGAATTTGATGGGCTATTTATTCGCACCACCACCAACATCGGCAACTATAGCTATCGCTTTGCTAAAACCGGCGAGAAGCTAGGATTGGTGGTCATCGACGATGCCGAGTCCATCATGAAATGCACTAACAAGGTATTTCTTACCGAACTGTTGCAGCAAAATCGCGTGCCCGCGCCCACCAGCGTGATAGTGCAAAGTTTCAATCCACAATGGAAAACCCAGCTACTTGAGCAACTGGACTTTCCTATGGTGCTAAAAATTCCCGATGGCGCCTTTTCTCGCGGCGTGATTAAAGTGCGTGACGAAGCCGAGTTACAACGCGAAGCCAGCAGCTTATTTGAGAAAAGTGCCTTAATTTTGGCTCAAGCCTTTATGCCCACCGAGTTTGATTGGCGCATTGGGGTGTTAAATCGCCAAGCCATTTTCGCCTGTAAATACATGATGAGCCGTGGTCACTGGCAAATTTACCAACACCACAAGAGTGGTCGAGTCAGCTCCGGTGGCTTTGAAACACTCGACTTAAAACAAGTGCCTAAAAATGTGGTGGATATAGCGGTTAAAGCCGCCAACCTGATTGGTTCGGGCCTCTATGGCGTGGATTTAAAAGAAATTAACGGCCAGGTTTACGTGATTGAGGTAAACGACAACCCGAGCATCGACCATCATGTAGAAGATGCCTTCTTAGGCGATTTACTCTATGACCGAATCATGACCGAGTTTTTAAGGCGAATTCAAATGCGCGGCTTTTAG
- a CDS encoding alpha-D-ribose 1-methylphosphonate 5-phosphate C-P-lyase PhnJ, with translation MKSFSQQAADIEQASPAYNFGYLDEQTKRMIRRAILKGVAIPGYQVPFGGREMPMPYGWGTGGIMLSASLLGQDDVFKVIDQGADDTTNAVSIRQFFSKVCELTTTERTTDASVIQTRHRIPEQPLEHGQILVFQVPIPEPLRFIEPRETETKKMHALEEYGSMQVKLYEDIVNYGYIATSYAYPVMVQQRYLMDPSPIPKFDNPKLHRSPALMLFGAGREKRIYCIPPYTEVKSLDFDDHPFAIQHWEHACSLCGSEHTFLDEVLMDDQGQRMFICSDTDYCQQQATRAGVAHD, from the coding sequence ATGAAAAGCTTTAGCCAACAAGCGGCAGACATAGAGCAGGCCAGCCCCGCCTACAACTTTGGCTATTTAGACGAGCAAACCAAACGAATGATCCGCCGCGCCATTCTAAAAGGAGTAGCCATTCCCGGTTATCAGGTGCCCTTTGGCGGACGCGAAATGCCCATGCCTTATGGTTGGGGTACCGGAGGCATTATGCTAAGCGCCTCTCTACTCGGTCAAGATGACGTATTTAAGGTGATCGACCAAGGGGCCGACGATACCACCAATGCGGTGTCGATCCGCCAGTTTTTTAGCAAGGTTTGTGAGCTAACAACCACCGAGCGCACCACAGACGCCAGCGTCATTCAAACTCGCCACCGAATTCCCGAGCAGCCCTTAGAGCACGGCCAAATTCTAGTCTTTCAGGTGCCCATTCCCGAGCCCTTACGCTTTATAGAACCACGGGAAACCGAAACCAAGAAGATGCACGCCTTAGAAGAATACGGCTCGATGCAGGTGAAGCTGTATGAAGACATCGTCAACTACGGCTACATCGCCACCAGCTATGCCTATCCGGTGATGGTGCAGCAGCGTTATTTAATGGATCCTTCGCCGATCCCTAAATTCGACAATCCCAAGCTGCACCGCTCACCCGCGCTGATGTTATTTGGCGCAGGGCGGGAAAAACGCATTTACTGCATTCCGCCTTATACCGAAGTGAAGAGCCTCGATTTTGACGACCACCCCTTCGCCATTCAACACTGGGAGCATGCCTGTAGCCTTTGTGGCAGTGAACACACCTTTCTGGATGAAGTGCTGATGGATGACCAAGGCCAACGCATGTTTATTTGCTCTGATACTGACTATTGCCAACAACAAGCCACGCGCGCAGGAGTAGCACATGACTAA
- the phnL gene encoding phosphonate C-P lyase system protein PhnL: protein MQALMIAKNIDKTFILHNQGAARLPVLRQQNLEIFAGECVVLNGSSGSGKSSLLRSLYGNYQVDSGELLLRQGEQWLDLASASPRQIIALRRSTIGWVSQFLRVIPRLSALDIVMQPMLENGFSEAAAKAKAQTLLSQLNVPERLWPLAPATFSGGEQQRVNIARGFALDYPILLLDEPTASLDKHNAQQVVELILTAKQGGAAIVGIFHDVWVRELVADRLHNMQALSANAG from the coding sequence ATGCAAGCACTCATGATCGCCAAGAACATCGACAAAACCTTCATTTTGCACAACCAAGGCGCCGCTCGCCTACCGGTATTACGGCAACAAAATTTAGAAATTTTTGCTGGCGAATGTGTGGTACTCAACGGTAGCTCTGGCTCGGGTAAATCCAGCCTGCTGCGCTCACTATATGGTAACTATCAGGTGGATAGTGGTGAACTGCTACTGCGCCAGGGCGAACAATGGCTCGATTTAGCCAGCGCCTCGCCACGGCAGATTATTGCGCTGCGCCGCTCCACCATTGGCTGGGTAAGCCAATTTTTGCGAGTTATTCCACGCCTCTCAGCCTTAGACATCGTGATGCAACCAATGCTGGAAAATGGCTTTAGCGAAGCTGCCGCCAAGGCCAAGGCGCAAACCTTGCTAAGCCAGCTAAATGTGCCAGAGCGCTTATGGCCACTGGCTCCGGCCACCTTCTCTGGCGGCGAACAGCAACGCGTCAACATCGCCCGTGGTTTTGCCCTCGACTACCCGATTTTATTACTCGACGAACCCACTGCATCACTCGACAAACATAACGCCCAACAGGTGGTAGAACTGATCCTTACAGCCAAACAAGGTGGCGCCGCCATTGTGGGAATTTTTCACGATGTGTGGGTGCGCGAACTCGTCGCCGACCGTCTACATAACATGCAAGCCCTTAGCGCAAACGCAGGATAG
- the phnN gene encoding ribose 1,5-bisphosphokinase, with translation MNIELSQDQVLSGEAKLFYLVGPSGSGKDSVINGLRDKLQANSSVLIAHRYITRCNDNSAENHIALSVPEFTQRKRSGLFAMDWQANGCNYAVGNEVNSWLSMGFSVLFNGSRQQIPLARELFAERLRVIALDVEPEILAERLRQRGREQEHDILARLRRSEHYQAQLPKYCWHLDNNRSLEKTVNSLLKYIEEQTTEYYLQ, from the coding sequence TTGAACATCGAGCTAAGTCAAGACCAAGTGCTAAGCGGTGAAGCGAAACTGTTTTATCTAGTGGGGCCCTCTGGCTCAGGTAAGGACAGCGTTATTAATGGCCTACGCGACAAACTTCAGGCTAACAGCAGTGTACTCATTGCCCATCGTTACATCACCCGCTGTAACGATAACAGTGCCGAAAACCATATTGCGCTAAGCGTACCGGAGTTTACTCAGCGTAAGCGCAGCGGTCTGTTTGCCATGGACTGGCAAGCTAATGGCTGCAATTATGCGGTGGGTAATGAAGTGAACAGCTGGCTAAGTATGGGCTTTTCAGTATTGTTTAATGGCTCGCGCCAACAAATCCCGCTGGCTCGAGAGCTATTTGCGGAACGCCTACGCGTGATTGCACTAGATGTTGAACCAGAAATCTTAGCCGAGCGCCTACGCCAGCGTGGCCGTGAGCAAGAACATGACATTCTGGCGCGGCTACGCCGCAGCGAGCACTATCAAGCGCAACTGCCCAAATATTGCTGGCATTTAGATAATAATCGCAGCCTAGAGAAAACCGTGAATAGCTTACTAAAATACATAGAGGAGCAAACCACGGAGTACTACTTACAATGA
- a CDS encoding DapH/DapD/GlmU-related protein has translation MAVVKPGNKLSSHPSVANSSHISSSQLGQWTEIGERCLLDNVQFGDYSYVQDDVDIALSEVGKFVSIASKVRINPSNHPWWRAGQHHFSYRPQKYGLAGSVDAEVFNWRAEHKVKIGHDVWIGHGAIIMPGVNIGNGAIIGSGSVVTKDVPAWHIVVGNPAKLLRPRFNDPELGKRLEKLAWWDWSQQQLAEALPLFQQDCLAFVEHYEQQLSPTV, from the coding sequence ATGGCAGTAGTAAAGCCCGGAAATAAACTCAGTTCTCATCCTTCGGTAGCCAACAGCAGTCATATTAGCAGCAGTCAACTCGGCCAATGGACCGAGATAGGCGAACGCTGTTTGTTGGATAATGTGCAGTTTGGTGATTACAGCTACGTTCAAGATGACGTTGACATTGCACTAAGTGAAGTGGGCAAATTTGTCTCCATCGCCTCGAAAGTGAGGATTAACCCCAGTAATCACCCTTGGTGGCGAGCCGGCCAGCACCACTTTAGCTATCGTCCGCAAAAATATGGTTTAGCCGGATCCGTCGACGCCGAAGTATTTAACTGGCGCGCCGAGCACAAGGTAAAGATTGGTCATGATGTGTGGATTGGACATGGCGCGATTATTATGCCCGGGGTGAACATTGGCAATGGCGCGATTATTGGCTCTGGCAGTGTGGTCACCAAAGACGTGCCCGCTTGGCACATAGTGGTGGGCAACCCTGCCAAGCTATTACGCCCACGCTTTAATGATCCCGAACTGGGAAAACGCTTAGAAAAACTAGCCTGGTGGGATTGGTCGCAACAGCAACTGGCAGAAGCGCTACCTTTATTTCAACAAGACTGCCTCGCCTTTGTAGAGCATTACGAGCAACAGTTAAGCCCCACCGTGTAA
- the phnM gene encoding alpha-D-ribose 1-methylphosphonate 5-triphosphate diphosphatase, protein MIITNVKMILEQEIVNGSLEVREGRIVALSDTQSRHSSAINGQGAYLLPGLVELHTDNLEKFFTPRPKVNWPGGSAMASHDALMISSGITTVLDAIALGYINDQGTRLANLERMLNTIVSSQQRGLNRAEHMLHLRCELPNADTASTFETLVEQGPVAMVSLMDHTPGQRQFIDSEKYRTYYMGKYGLNEAEMAKFEAEQTAASEKWSDANRQQIAQSARQRGIALASHDDATVEHALESSALGCAVAEFPTTVAAAKASHEAGLKVMMGAPNIVRGGSHSGNVAAAELARHGVLDILSSDYYPASLLDAAYQLANMPDNHYDLCQAIKMVSLSPAQTLGLTDRGSISEGKRADLVLAAACDERLQVQQVWRQGERVF, encoded by the coding sequence ATGATAATTACCAATGTAAAAATGATCCTTGAACAGGAAATCGTTAACGGCTCTTTAGAAGTGAGAGAAGGGCGCATCGTTGCGCTAAGCGATACTCAAAGTCGCCATAGCAGCGCCATTAACGGCCAAGGTGCGTATTTACTTCCCGGCTTGGTAGAACTGCATACCGACAACTTAGAAAAGTTTTTTACCCCTCGCCCCAAGGTAAACTGGCCGGGTGGCTCGGCCATGGCCAGCCATGATGCCTTGATGATCTCCAGCGGTATTACCACCGTACTCGATGCCATTGCGCTGGGTTACATCAACGACCAAGGCACCCGCTTAGCCAATCTTGAGCGTATGCTCAACACCATAGTAAGCAGCCAACAGCGTGGCCTTAACCGCGCCGAGCACATGCTGCACCTGCGCTGCGAATTACCCAATGCCGATACCGCCAGCACCTTTGAAACGCTGGTAGAGCAAGGCCCGGTGGCGATGGTCTCGTTAATGGATCACACCCCCGGTCAGCGCCAGTTTATCGACAGTGAAAAATACCGCACCTACTACATGGGCAAATACGGCCTTAACGAAGCCGAAATGGCCAAGTTTGAAGCCGAGCAAACCGCCGCCTCGGAAAAGTGGTCTGACGCCAATCGCCAGCAAATTGCTCAATCTGCACGCCAGCGAGGTATTGCTTTAGCCAGCCACGACGACGCCACCGTAGAACACGCCCTAGAATCATCAGCATTAGGCTGCGCGGTAGCCGAATTTCCTACCACCGTAGCCGCCGCTAAGGCCTCGCATGAGGCCGGACTAAAAGTAATGATGGGTGCACCTAATATCGTGCGCGGTGGTTCCCACTCTGGCAATGTGGCTGCCGCAGAGTTAGCCCGCCACGGCGTGTTAGATATTCTCTCCTCTGATTACTATCCTGCTAGCTTGTTGGACGCGGCTTATCAGCTCGCCAACATGCCCGATAACCACTACGATCTGTGCCAGGCGATCAAGATGGTTAGCTTAAGTCCAGCACAAACACTAGGATTAACAGATAGGGGTAGTATCAGCGAAGGCAAGCGAGCCGATTTAGTATTAGCCGCAGCTTGTGATGAGCGCTTGCAGGTGCAGCAGGTATGGCGCCAAGGAGAGCGAGTATTTTGA
- a CDS encoding GNAT family N-acetyltransferase/peptidase C39 family protein: MDFRLANSSDLAELNTLEQQLFAGDRISPRQMKRFLHSSQAMLFVADSGKGLAGYALLLFHQGTQLSRLYSIAVKPDFRGRGIAQSLLGQCERAALDQGVNTLRLEVREDNTLAINFYQKMGYQLLKFLVHYYDDLCDGRRMQKRLSPQGPRVQLPMPLYIQTTPFTCGAACLLMSFSCLSGHVPSRTEELQLWREATTIFMAAGHGGCSAQGLALAAVRRGYPIELWTQSRSTPFIDSVRDPNKKQVIELVHQDFVAQLAAKGIEDHNRAPSISQLETWIEQGAAVLLLISTYRFTGEKGPHWIVLSGMSDKFFYIHDPHVEQQSDVVSSAFVPVGKSMLAQIVGFGKQKQTACVVIWPTKA, encoded by the coding sequence ATGGACTTTCGTTTAGCGAACAGTTCCGATCTCGCCGAACTAAATACATTGGAACAACAGTTATTTGCTGGGGATCGCATATCGCCACGGCAAATGAAGCGCTTCTTGCACTCTTCCCAGGCCATGTTGTTTGTGGCCGACAGTGGTAAAGGTTTGGCAGGTTATGCGCTATTGCTATTTCACCAAGGTACTCAGCTTTCGAGGTTGTACTCAATTGCTGTTAAACCAGATTTCCGAGGACGTGGAATTGCCCAAAGTTTGCTAGGGCAATGCGAGCGTGCAGCTCTTGATCAAGGCGTCAATACATTACGACTAGAAGTGCGTGAAGACAATACGTTGGCGATTAATTTTTATCAAAAAATGGGCTATCAGCTGCTTAAGTTTCTGGTGCATTATTACGACGACCTTTGCGATGGTCGGCGCATGCAAAAACGCTTGTCACCGCAGGGGCCTAGAGTACAGCTGCCGATGCCCTTGTACATTCAAACTACGCCCTTTACCTGCGGTGCCGCGTGTTTGCTAATGAGCTTTAGCTGCCTCAGTGGCCATGTGCCCAGCCGCACCGAAGAGCTGCAACTATGGCGCGAAGCCACCACCATTTTTATGGCCGCCGGACATGGCGGATGCAGTGCTCAGGGTTTGGCTTTGGCGGCAGTGCGACGCGGTTATCCCATCGAGCTTTGGACCCAATCACGCTCCACCCCGTTTATTGATAGCGTGCGTGACCCCAATAAAAAACAGGTGATTGAGTTAGTCCACCAAGACTTTGTGGCTCAGCTCGCCGCTAAAGGTATTGAAGATCACAATCGCGCACCGTCGATTAGCCAATTAGAAACTTGGATAGAGCAAGGCGCGGCGGTATTGCTGCTGATTAGCACCTATCGTTTTACTGGCGAAAAAGGGCCGCACTGGATAGTGCTCAGTGGTATGAGTGATAAATTTTTCTACATTCATGATCCTCACGTAGAACAGCAGAGCGATGTGGTGTCTTCGGCCTTTGTTCCGGTGGGCAAGTCTATGTTGGCGCAAATTGTTGGTTTTGGTAAGCAAAAACAAACCGCCTGTGTGGTGATTTGGCCGACTAAAGCTTGA